The Natrinema salaciae genome contains a region encoding:
- a CDS encoding NAD(P)/FAD-dependent oxidoreductase — MKIVIVGGGIIGTAVAARLGETDHDVTLLERSRIGSETTAASAGILMETAVAPTPFDLRFRTRARSVYRRLFDRGPLESDRVGTLYVAETTAFADRLEESVAVLREHDVEASFLSATEIARLGVDPDGFVGGLHTPNDSVCDPTDVANWFAARARRSGVDVRTGVRVTAVITRDGSVSGVETDEGRLQTDCVLNATGPWAPELNEMVGISLPLGHTLGPMVALEGPEPIESPVTILESKRYVRPTGGADGTGAWVGEYRTGYTEGQRYDPDQCTVSDEFRDTATDAASIVPALEGATAVDEWIGLRTVTPDGRPVVGETSVDGFVVACGMSGQGVTLAPAVADVVHDVLEGRVGDDHRRHLSPDRF; from the coding sequence ATGAAAATCGTCATCGTCGGCGGCGGAATCATCGGGACGGCGGTCGCGGCTCGACTCGGCGAAACCGATCACGACGTGACGCTCCTCGAGCGCTCGCGGATCGGAAGCGAAACGACGGCGGCCTCCGCGGGAATCCTGATGGAGACCGCGGTCGCACCGACGCCGTTCGACCTGCGGTTCCGGACGCGTGCCCGATCCGTCTACCGGCGGCTGTTCGACCGCGGGCCGCTCGAGTCGGATCGGGTCGGGACGCTCTACGTCGCCGAAACGACGGCGTTCGCGGATCGGCTCGAGGAGTCCGTCGCGGTTCTTCGCGAACACGACGTCGAGGCGTCGTTCCTGTCGGCGACGGAAATCGCTCGGCTCGGCGTCGATCCAGACGGGTTCGTCGGGGGGCTCCACACGCCGAACGACAGCGTCTGCGATCCGACCGACGTCGCGAACTGGTTCGCGGCGCGTGCTCGACGGAGCGGTGTCGACGTTCGAACCGGCGTGCGTGTGACTGCCGTGATCACGCGGGACGGGTCCGTCTCGGGCGTCGAAACCGACGAGGGTCGACTGCAGACGGACTGCGTGCTCAACGCGACCGGCCCGTGGGCACCGGAACTGAACGAAATGGTCGGCATCTCGCTTCCGCTCGGTCACACGCTGGGACCGATGGTCGCGCTCGAGGGACCCGAACCGATCGAGAGCCCGGTAACGATCCTCGAGTCGAAGCGGTACGTTCGCCCCACCGGCGGGGCGGACGGGACCGGAGCCTGGGTCGGCGAGTACCGAACTGGATACACCGAGGGGCAACGCTACGATCCGGACCAGTGCACCGTTTCGGACGAATTCCGCGACACGGCGACCGACGCTGCGAGCATCGTCCCCGCACTCGAGGGCGCAACGGCCGTCGACGAGTGGATCGGCCTCCGAACCGTTACCCCTGACGGCCGGCCCGTCGTCGGCGAGACGAGCGTCGACGGGTTCGTCGTCGCCTGTGGGATGTCGGGGCAGGGAGTGACGCTCGCGCCGGCCGTCGCGGACGTCGTTCACGACGTGCTCGAGGGGCGCGTCGGCGACGACCATCGGAGGCACCTCTCGCCCGACCGCTTCTGA
- a CDS encoding ornithine cyclodeaminase family protein: MVRVLSDEDVASVLDLEALLPVVADAFEKQRAGAVERPERPHYPIGTGIDPDAPGEPTGTGLCMPAYVHGAAYAATKLVTVVEDNPDRGLPTVTAQLALADAETGQPVGYLAGTRITSARTGCIGGLAARELATDGPIELAVIGAGTQARWQTRAIAAAVGVDRLESIRVYSPSDSRIACADDLETELGVPATAVSSPRAAVSGATVVVTATTSTEPVFPGNALADGALVIAVGAYTAEMRELDDRTIDRAERIFADVPDEAVETGDLRGHPTPAVRPFGDVIPGRRGRESADEIIVCESVGTAVLDAATAEFVFDRAREAELGTTVPL, translated from the coding sequence ATGGTTCGCGTGCTCTCCGACGAGGACGTCGCGTCCGTACTCGACCTCGAGGCGCTCCTCCCGGTCGTCGCCGACGCGTTCGAAAAGCAACGAGCGGGCGCGGTCGAACGACCGGAGCGCCCCCACTACCCGATCGGGACGGGGATCGATCCGGACGCACCCGGTGAGCCGACCGGAACGGGCCTTTGCATGCCGGCGTACGTCCACGGCGCGGCGTACGCGGCGACGAAGCTCGTGACGGTCGTCGAGGACAATCCCGATCGCGGACTCCCGACCGTCACCGCACAGCTCGCACTCGCCGACGCCGAAACCGGCCAGCCGGTCGGCTACCTCGCGGGAACTCGGATCACCAGCGCGCGGACCGGCTGTATCGGCGGCCTCGCGGCCCGCGAACTCGCGACCGACGGGCCGATCGAACTGGCCGTGATCGGTGCCGGCACGCAGGCTCGCTGGCAAACGCGGGCCATCGCTGCCGCGGTGGGCGTCGACCGCCTCGAGTCGATCCGCGTCTACTCGCCCAGCGACTCGCGGATCGCCTGCGCCGACGACCTCGAAACGGAACTCGGCGTCCCCGCGACCGCAGTCTCGAGCCCTCGCGCCGCCGTCAGCGGGGCGACCGTCGTCGTCACGGCGACCACGAGCACGGAGCCGGTCTTCCCGGGGAACGCGCTGGCCGACGGCGCGCTCGTGATCGCCGTCGGCGCGTACACCGCCGAGATGCGCGAACTGGACGACCGGACGATCGATCGCGCGGAGCGCATCTTCGCGGACGTACCGGACGAAGCGGTCGAGACCGGTGACCTCCGCGGACATCCGACACCTGCGGTTCGGCCGTTCGGGGACGTGATACCCGGTCGTCGGGGACGGGAGTCGGCGGACGAAATCATCGTCTGTGAGAGCGTCGGGACGGCGGTACTGGACGCTGCGACAGCCGAGTTCGTCTTCGACAGGGCTCGAGAGGCCGAACTGGGGACGACGGTCCCGCTGTGA
- a CDS encoding PAS domain-containing protein, with amino-acid sequence MRSVPIVDRVTDAFFALDTGFRFTYLNERAETLLKRSREELIGRVMWDEFPQTVETQFPDGFHRAMDEQVPVSFEIYHTHLETWFEARAYPSETGLSVYMRDVTERRAQETTLAQHAAVVEAVRDAVITLDRNREIVSVNGATESVFDTDRSALLGEHVETLTELAGIDGERAVDIGQAITDVDVGNADRRQLELPYIGPDGGDRMGEFRFVPIEDDVATVAVVVRDVTDQHEYERVVTSLHEITRWLLESDDPEEICAISVHAGSDLLDLPISGVWLLEEEQGYLEPVAGTAGAHDEFGGLPRFHPSEGLVWDVFEAGEVERFDDLETVDDLYNPDTPLRSEIIAPIGTHGILMTGALDPHRFDETDVDLISTLVENTRAALDRADRERILRDRTAELEHQTDRLEAVAELLSTDLKRQLDAVADALDDDSGADEWEFPLAEDTVETTLDRAERLVDDVREFARNASAVGTRTRLRLESAVADALSDSRLDEDEIVVDASAALRADPDRFVHLLETAFDSAVARADGSVTVQVGLVGFDDDGSRGFFLLDDGTEIPPNAHDRVLDPIADDHTAIDGLGLALVRAIADAHDWTCTVTNGYNGGTRIEIRDVTTLERRLE; translated from the coding sequence ATGCGATCCGTTCCGATCGTCGACCGCGTGACCGACGCGTTCTTCGCCCTCGATACGGGCTTTCGGTTCACCTATCTCAACGAGCGGGCCGAAACGCTGCTCAAGCGCTCCCGCGAGGAACTGATCGGCCGGGTCATGTGGGACGAGTTCCCCCAGACGGTCGAGACGCAGTTCCCCGACGGGTTCCACCGTGCGATGGACGAACAGGTACCGGTCTCCTTCGAGATCTACCACACCCACCTCGAGACGTGGTTCGAAGCGCGCGCCTATCCCTCCGAGACCGGGCTGTCGGTGTACATGCGCGACGTCACCGAGCGGCGGGCCCAGGAGACGACGCTGGCACAACACGCCGCCGTCGTCGAGGCGGTCCGTGACGCCGTCATTACGCTCGATCGCAACCGCGAGATCGTCTCCGTCAACGGCGCGACGGAATCGGTTTTCGACACCGATCGGTCGGCGCTCCTCGGCGAGCACGTCGAAACGCTGACCGAACTGGCGGGTATCGACGGCGAACGCGCGGTCGACATCGGCCAGGCGATCACCGACGTCGACGTCGGTAACGCCGATCGCCGACAGCTCGAACTCCCGTATATCGGTCCGGACGGCGGGGATCGAATGGGCGAGTTCCGGTTCGTTCCGATCGAGGACGATGTCGCGACCGTCGCCGTCGTCGTGCGAGACGTGACCGATCAACACGAGTACGAACGCGTCGTCACGTCGCTCCACGAGATCACCCGATGGCTCCTCGAGTCCGACGATCCCGAGGAGATCTGCGCGATCTCGGTCCACGCCGGGAGCGACCTGCTCGACCTCCCGATCAGCGGCGTCTGGCTGCTCGAGGAGGAACAGGGCTATCTCGAACCCGTCGCCGGCACCGCCGGTGCACACGACGAGTTCGGCGGTCTCCCGCGATTCCATCCCAGTGAGGGGCTCGTCTGGGACGTCTTCGAGGCCGGCGAGGTCGAACGGTTCGACGACCTCGAGACCGTCGACGATCTCTACAACCCGGACACACCGCTTCGGTCGGAGATCATCGCACCCATCGGGACCCACGGTATCCTCATGACGGGAGCGCTCGATCCACACCGGTTCGACGAGACCGACGTCGATCTCATCTCGACGCTCGTCGAGAACACGCGGGCCGCCCTCGATCGGGCCGACCGAGAGCGAATCCTCCGAGACCGGACGGCCGAACTCGAGCACCAGACCGACCGGCTCGAGGCCGTCGCCGAGCTCCTCTCGACCGACCTGAAACGCCAGCTCGATGCCGTCGCCGACGCGCTCGACGACGATTCCGGTGCCGACGAGTGGGAGTTCCCGCTCGCCGAGGACACCGTCGAAACGACGCTCGACCGGGCCGAACGACTCGTCGACGACGTCCGCGAGTTCGCTCGCAACGCCTCGGCCGTCGGCACTCGCACCAGACTTCGGCTCGAGTCGGCCGTCGCGGACGCCCTCAGCGACTCGCGGCTCGACGAGGACGAGATCGTCGTCGACGCCTCGGCCGCGCTCCGTGCCGACCCCGACCGGTTCGTCCACCTCCTCGAGACGGCGTTCGACAGCGCCGTCGCACGGGCCGACGGGAGCGTGACGGTTCAGGTCGGACTGGTCGGATTCGACGACGACGGGAGCCGTGGCTTCTTCCTGCTCGACGACGGTACCGAAATCCCCCCGAACGCCCACGACCGCGTCCTCGATCCGATCGCCGACGACCACACTGCGATCGACGGGCTCGGCCTCGCGCTCGTCCGAGCGATCGCCGACGCTCACGACTGGACGTGTACCGTTACGAACGGCTACAACGGTGGCACGCGGATCGAAATACGGGACGTAACGACGCTCGAGCGGCGTCTCGAGTAG